From Rhodopseudomonas palustris, a single genomic window includes:
- a CDS encoding enoyl-CoA hydratase/isomerase family protein, with protein sequence MNGAVTEPDLIVRREGAAGVIRLNRPKAINALTLEMARELDNALDDFAADPNVALILVEGAGERGLCAGGDIVGLYNSAREGGDLGKVFWREEYITNAKIAQYPKPYVAFMDGLVMGGGVGIAGHGSHRIVTDKTKIAMPEVGIGFFPDVGGTWLLTRSPGEIGTYFGLTGDIMNGADAIHAQFADAYVPTANWAALRQALTEAPSGASASQVSGIIGRFAEQPAKGPAELHQAAIDRWFGHETIEQIVAALEGDASEFAQAALKTLRIKSPTSLKVTLKLLRAARHRASLEECLVHEYRAALQVFVSDDFVEGVRAAVIDKDRQPKWRPATIAEVTPEIVARYFEDRGDDELKFPG encoded by the coding sequence ATGAATGGTGCCGTGACCGAACCCGATCTGATCGTCCGGCGCGAAGGCGCCGCCGGTGTGATCCGGCTCAATCGCCCGAAGGCGATCAACGCGCTGACGCTGGAGATGGCGCGCGAACTCGACAACGCGCTCGACGACTTCGCCGCCGATCCGAACGTCGCGCTGATCCTGGTCGAGGGCGCCGGCGAGCGCGGGCTGTGCGCCGGCGGCGACATCGTCGGGCTCTACAACAGCGCGCGCGAGGGCGGCGATCTCGGCAAGGTGTTCTGGCGCGAGGAATACATCACCAACGCCAAGATCGCGCAGTATCCGAAGCCCTATGTAGCGTTCATGGACGGCTTGGTGATGGGCGGCGGCGTCGGCATCGCCGGCCACGGCAGCCACCGCATCGTCACCGACAAGACCAAGATCGCGATGCCGGAGGTCGGCATCGGCTTCTTCCCCGATGTCGGCGGCACCTGGCTGCTGACGCGCTCGCCGGGCGAGATCGGAACGTATTTCGGGCTGACCGGCGATATCATGAACGGTGCCGACGCGATCCACGCGCAGTTCGCCGACGCCTATGTGCCGACCGCCAACTGGGCGGCGCTGCGCCAGGCACTCACCGAGGCGCCGAGCGGCGCATCGGCCTCGCAGGTCAGCGGCATCATCGGGCGCTTTGCGGAGCAGCCGGCCAAGGGCCCGGCCGAGCTGCATCAGGCCGCCATCGACCGCTGGTTCGGGCACGAGACGATCGAACAGATCGTCGCCGCGCTGGAGGGCGATGCGTCGGAGTTCGCGCAGGCCGCGCTGAAGACGCTGCGGATCAAATCGCCGACCAGCCTGAAGGTGACGCTGAAGCTGCTGCGCGCCGCGCGGCACAGGGCGTCGCTGGAAGAATGTCTGGTGCACGAATATCGCGCCGCGCTGCAGGTGTTCGTCAGCGACGATTTCGTCGAGGGCGTCCGCGCCGCGGTGATCGACAAGGACCGCCAGCCGAAATGGCGGCCTGCGACGATCGCAGAGGTGACGCCGGAGATAGTGGCGCGTTACTTTGAAGATCGCGGCGACGACGAACTGAAATTTCCGGGCTGA